The region TTTTCGGGCCCCTTTTCCTCAAAGCCCAGCAGCTAGCGCAAGGGCGGCCTCTCCTCATCAtcggtgacttcaacgcgcaTCACCGCGCTTGGGGCTACCACTACGACTCGGCCAAAGGCTGACGCCTCTGGAATGACTGGAATACGCACCAGCTCACCCTCATCACAGACGTCTCCTACCCCACTAGACTCGGTTCGGGCCTACACCGAGATACAACACCGGATCTCGCCTTTACGAGCTCCGGAGTCAAAGCTACTTGGTGTCACACTCACGAAAATTTTGGAAGTGATCACTTCATGCTCGAGATCGTGATACAAGAGCCCACGAGGCAACGTATGCGGCCGACTCAGGTGATTGACTGGGACTCCTTTCGCACGCACAGGAAAGAGCAGGCCACACCTCCCGTCATTACCGACATCAAAGCATGGACAGCCGAAATCGTCAAACACGTGACTGACGCCACGCAAACCGTCGAGGTTGAGGACACAGTCCCACACTGCGACCGTTACTACGCCCATCTCTGGGAGCGCAAGAAGTCGCTCGAAGCTCTTCTCGCCACTCGAAAATGGGACCGCGATATCCGCCGTCGGCTGGCGCGCGCCCACACGAACATTGAGAACTATGCAATAGAACTCACCCGCCAAAGCTGGCACAACATTTGTGACCAGATGAACAAGACTCCGAACGCTCGTAACACGTGGAACCTGCTCCGACATCTAATGGACCCGGCCGGAGGTGATCTCCGAGCACGCCAACAGCTTGAGCGAATCTTCCATCAGTATCCTGGGACACCAGATGAGCTCAAACAAGAGCTCATTAACACCTACATCCGCCCCGAACCGGCAACCACCCTTCCCCCCTATCAGGGCTCGGCCAACCCTGGCCTAGACGCCCCGATCTCTTTAGCGGAGGTCCGTGCAGAACTCAATCGCCTCAAGACCAATTCTGCGGCCGGCCCCGACCGCATTTCTAACACGATGCCTAGGAATCTAGATGACGCCTCTATTCACGCCCTCACCGACTACCTTCAAGAGTGTTGGGCGAGCGGTACCATCCCGCAGGAATGGAAGTGCGCCAAGCTAGTCTTCATCCCCAAGCCGGGAAAACCACCCACCTTGGCCAACCTCCGTCCCATCTCTATCACGTCCTGCGTTGGGAAATTAATGGAACACGTTATCCAGTCCAGACTTCTTCGCTACCTAGAAGACAACCACCTCCTACAAGACACGATGTTCGGTTTCCGTCCTCACTTAGCAGGCCCCGACATAATGCTTCTTCTCCATCACCAGGTAGTCATGCGTCGCACACTAGACACGAAAGTCATCGTCGGCCTCGATGTTGCCAAGGCCTTCGACAATATCCTCCATGAAGCGATTCTTCAACAACTCCAGACTCTCGGCGTCGGACATCGCACGTATGCATACGTCCGAGACTTCCTGACCGACCGCAAGATACAACTCAGCGTCGGCACGGGACATCCCTCCATCATCTCTCCTGGCaaccgcggcacgccgcaaggctcagTACTCTCGCCGCTGCTTTTCAACGTTGCACTGATAGGCCTGCCCAAGCTTCTGGCTGACATTCCCCAGCTACACCACAGCGTTTATGCTGACGATCTTACTCTTTGGATCACACACGGCAGTGACGGCGCGATCGAAGAGACTCTCCAGACCGCCATCGATCGGGTCGGAGGCTATCTGGATACAGTTGGCCTCAGCTGCTCGGCGACTAAGTCAGAGTATATAATCATCCCGTCCCCAGGACGACGCCCACCAAAAATACTTCCCGAGATCAACCTCCAGGTGCAAGGAAACCCCATCCCTCGTACAGATCACATCAGGATTCTGGGCCTACACCTACAGGCAAACGGCAGCAACAATATATCGCTCCAACGCATCGACCAGTCGGTGCTACAGATCGGACGTCTTCACAAGCGAGTCTCCAACAAGCACCGAGGTATGCGAGAGTGCAACCTCCTGCGCCTCGTCCAAGCCTTCATCTGCTCCCGCATCACCTACTCCGCACCTTACTTACGTCTCATCCGCGCCGAAAGCGAACGGCTAGAGGCGTCACTTCGAAAAGCATACAAGACGGCCCTGGGTATTCCCATGTCAACAGCTACTCACAAGCTTATGGCTCTCGGCATCTCCAACACCGTGAGCGAACTGATCGAAGCTACCCTCACCGCCCAATACGAGCGGTTGTCACTCACACACGCTGGCCGCGCGGTACTGCAGCAAGTTGGGATCTCACCAACGAGGGCGGCCCCCAATTATATTGACCTTACACCGGAATATCGTCAAAATCTCCGAATACCTCTCATTCCCAAACGGATGCATCCGGAACACCACGGCGAGAGACGGGCCGATCGTGCACGACAGTTCGAGAAACGCTTCAGCGGACGTCCAGATGTCACGTATACGGACGCCTCTTACCACCCCTCGAAACCAGCGATGGTGGCGGCAGCCCTCGCCCCGCACCGCAGCTGGTACACAGCCTGCAGCATTCGCAACGCAGAAACAGTCACCGCAGCAGAGGAGGTTGCCATTgcgcttgcgctagctgatcctaTTACCAAAGTCGTCATAAGTGATTCTCAACAGGCGATCCGCAACTACGATGCCGGCCGTATCTCTCGCCCGGCATCACACATTCTGCATTCTACTCCCCCCTCCTCCACATCCCGCTTACTCCTGTGGGCTCCAGCCCATGAATCGTTCAGGGGAAACGTCCAGGTGCATAAACTTTCTCGAGATCTTAGCTGCCGAGCCGAGCGTAGGATCCACCGCCCCGAATCCCCTGACACCACTATCTCGCACGATTCTCTACTCACCACTTACACGGACATCCTCCAGTACTACCGACTCGGGAGATGCATATATCCTCCCGCACACCGTGATCTAACAAGGCGCGAGGCCGTCCAATGGCACAAACTACAAACAGGCAGCTTCCCACACCCCCTTttatacagtaaaatctttccGCAACAAATAACGCCTCGGTGCAAACACTGCTCAGCTCCGGCCACTCTCATACACATGGCGTGGACTTGTACGCATTACAACACAGACAAAACAAACACCCCAGAGTCGTGGGAGTCCCTCCTGCGTAGCTCCGAGCCAGCAGACCAACGTCGGCTCATCCAGCGTGCGGTGGAGGCCGCGGAATCCCAAGGGatccccgccgacctcctctaagccagcgcaaccggtccttggactggtcccctctttttgggcgaaataaagaattcaccaccaccaccaccgcggcgccacacgtcgagggctgttgtctggcatcggcatagcaaatacgtcaggaacgcgcttggaacgccgtcgcgcgtgaaAGCCGACGGTGCgctccatcgccgatgactagcgccgttcggcccagccacgCGGCCGACAATGCATCTACGGCTGTCAcatcatagcctcctatattttattgcgatagcaattatatggacactcaaaagcagatttctgccgtcggcgtcgccgtcgccgtcggcgtcgccgtcgccgtcgccgtcgccgtgaggttccgtatgacgtcaatggagatgaaatcgtggccgcgcgggtaaggtaagtggttcttgagggaaagggaaaggttggcgctatcttctgcagcccttgagggagcacggctcagcgccaacggggaggggtaagtgggagcgaaagaagggatagagtggagacgccatggctgggcgaagcaaaaccggcaggcataggcggcacgtatcaggccgagatggaaggccttggtgtgctgcagagtctgcaggggtgttgtgccaggccggtcaggcccggggtggagtgggaggccgtgaggcctttcCGCTTGTataaatgtccttagaggcgtgcggagagccctgacgagtcaaggaactccacgacgcctcgaagtgcagaaaggtggtgtcggccggggaagaggagatcttcctccttgccacaggggaggcccaggcggcggaactcctgcaggagtgggccccgctgctggaggtacgccgggcaggccagcaggagatgttcgatcgtctccggctccccgcaggagctgcaggccggggacgtcgctcgtcccagtcggtagctgcgtgctgccgtccagctgcagccgatgcggagccggagaaggagcgaggtctccctggccgcgcgccgccgaacgctgtatgtgcgagtgaaagggcgcgagggacgcgctctttcacggggagtgaacgcacggcggagaacaaacacgcgttctgcgccgtgcttccttaagggctgcagaagtaggcgtctctttcctcctttacaatcaccatatatgtagagcaaacgcgccttcttccgatgcgcgagaggccgtgggggagggggggaagggggagggaagggaggcgacgtttagctgcggcaccaagtgcctatttatatcagaggctccggcaacagtcaccaacgccgcacgcattttgagcgaacgcgggcaaaatgccgacggcgtcgacaacagttcggcgcgttgccggtgctgctgcatgtccaagtttatacagctgataaagctaatatcattactccgtatatctctctacaaatttgctatcgcaattgatgcttcacctttcaggtgaaactgcgacaactttttttaatgcccgcgcagtggagcggtggaggccgtccgctgccctcccccttcctcctcaATTTACGCCTGCCTTCTCCGCAAGAGGCGCTCGCACCCCACACCCCATACGGCAGGAACGCGAGCTCCGCCTCGCGTTcctgccgacgcgagcggcgtcgcttgacgcgtttcgatcttGGACGCAAGAGGGTATAAATACGAGTCCACCGCTCGTGCTGCCAgagtccgacgaacgccgtaggcgcgcttgctgttttcgctgttgccgagttcgcttgctttaggggcacaagttcgcccaataaattctattttaagtgcatcgtcgacgcagtgttacttttttgtctacctgtgtgccaggcagctcaccgtcacctacgtgacaatatttcatgctgcattactttcgacataccgatttggttttctatctgcagtgtggaatcagttggggtgccctgcgcccgacaagatgccgtactgctgcgtaccacgCTGCAAGTCTTCGAGCAAACAACGGACGCCGCCGGCGGCATATCGTTCCACGAGATACCAAGCGATCCGGAACTGCTAGCGAAATGGCTAAAGGTCACTTCTTGGGACGACTGGACACCGAATACGACGTCGTGTTACTCGACTGTATGCAGCCGACACTTCGGTTCCTCCGACTTCAAGGAGGGCTGCAAAattcgcaaactcaagaaagacgctgttcccagcattttcccagcctgcgtacctgcagcctccgaaaaatagagagagaagcgacgcgtccgtgagaaaacgtgaggcagctgtgccagtgaacacaccaccgccgaaacgaagAGCAGTTGAGAGCCAACTGGAGTCCCCTTCGCTTCCTTTCAATGACTTGCCGTCCTTCGACGTCGCCTCTCAAGAGTTATCACTGATGGATTGCTCCGCAACCGAACTGCCGCTACCTCTGGAAAACGGCgcaagcgagcgctgcatcactacgaccgtgcaggtggacagagctgtgcaggtgtcgtcattattctcggtttcggcactggacaaacgaaagtggagacgcaaggagcgagacttgaacgcgcgaattgagcgactcaagaacaccgtcgacaagtacaaacagcaactgcaaaagctcaaggaagaatgctatgtgtctgcattcctgcaagttgtggagaaagcgaaagagaaagacctggctgcttcaatattagtggaaaaagttcagaatttcgcgaaaaagaaaccaacgtggtctgaagtgacagtgcgccatgctGTGGTTTTGCGTAACCTCTCGACTCGTGCATACGAACACGTAAGGAGCAAAGGTATTCTTCGGCTTTCCTGTCGAAGTACCCTCGAGCGCTTTATGGGCTCATCACGTGGAGAAGTTGGCATGACCGAACTCGTGAAGCAAAGGCTGTCTGCAGAACTCGCTTCTCATCCCTCGTTGCATGCGAGggcatgctctttaattgtagacgaaatgcgcgtcaaacaacggctactgtatcacaagcaaagagatgccttcatcggc is a window of Dermacentor silvarum isolate Dsil-2018 chromosome 4, BIME_Dsil_1.4, whole genome shotgun sequence DNA encoding:
- the LOC119448954 gene encoding uncharacterized protein LOC119448954; this translates as MLEIVIQEPTRQRMRPTQVIDWDSFRTHRKEQATPPVITDIKAWTAEIVKHVTDATQTVEVEDTVPHCDRYYAHLWERKKSLEALLATRKWDRDIRRRLARAHTNIENYAIELTRQSWHNICDQMNKTPNARNTWNLLRHLMDPAGGDLRARQQLERIFHQYPGTPDELKQELINTYIRPEPATTLPPYQGSANPGLDAPISLAEVRAELNRLKTNSAAGPDRISNTMPRNLDDASIHALTDYLQECWASGTIPQEWKCAKLVFIPKPGKPPTLANLRPISITSCVGKLMEHVIQSRLLRYLEDNHLLQDTMFGFRPHLAGPDIMLLLHHQVVMRRTLDTKVIVGLDVAKAFDNILHEAILQQLQTLGVGHRTYAYVRDFLTDRKIQLSVGTGHPSIISPGNRGTPQGSVLSPLLFNVALIGLPKLLADIPQLHHSVYADDLTLWITHGSDGAIEETLQTAIDRVGGYLDTVGLSCSATKSEYIIIPSPGRRPPKILPEINLQVQGNPIPRTDHIRILGLHLQANGSNNISLQRIDQSVLQIGRLHKRVSNKHRGMRECNLLRLVQAFICSRITYSAPYLRLIRAESERLEASLRKAYKTALGIPMSTATHKLMALGISNTVSELIEATLTAQYERLSLTHAGRAVLQQVGISPTRAAPNYIDLTPEYRQNLRIPLIPKRMHPEHHGERRADRARQFEKRFSGRPDVTYTDASYHPSKPAMVAAALAPHRSWYTACSIRNAETVTAAEEVAIALALADPITKVVISDSQQAIRNYDAGRISRPASHILHSTPPSSTSRLLLWAPAHESFRGNVQVHKLSRDLSCRAERRIHRPESPDTTISHDSLLTTYTDILQYYRLGRCIYPPAHRDLTRREAVQWHKLQTGSFPHPLLYSKIFPQQITPRCKHCSAPATLIHMAWTCTHYNTDKTNTPESWESLLRSSEPADQRRLIQRAVEAAESQGIPADLL